The Micromonospora sp. Llam0 genome contains a region encoding:
- a CDS encoding AI-2E family transporter: MCPLPCTHRYSTPGVRLSRLQQMRGRLRQAYEAGRESVRTARERERSRRAAAAGAADELAGAGADPGAETPPPGAGHLSTTSRDDADVPHALRIAAAWSWRLIVIGIVGWALLRVIGDVRIVIIPLLVALLLAALLAPAVGWLLRAHVPRTLATAVVLITGLAGVVGTLTLVVNEFITGLPDLSEKASSGIGEIQQWLRTGPLKLDDGQLDQYVEAGQNWINENTQTLTSGAVSTAGTVVELFTGALLVLFSTFFFLRDGQRIWRFLVGLFPTGARWRVDDAGSAAWMTLVAYVRATVLVAFIDAVGIGIFLVLFDIPFAFALAALVFLGAFIPIVGATLSGAVAILVALVDSGWVTALIILGAVIAVQQLEGNVLQPLIMGRAVAIHPLAVVLAVTSGVVLAGIVGALVAVPLIAVLNTAVRRLARRRHVPPPPPPESVVIGTSPP; the protein is encoded by the coding sequence ATGTGCCCGTTACCGTGTACGCACCGATACTCGACTCCGGGGGTTCGCTTGAGCCGGCTGCAACAGATGAGAGGGCGGCTTCGCCAGGCGTACGAGGCCGGGCGGGAGTCGGTGCGGACCGCCCGGGAGCGGGAACGGTCCCGCCGGGCCGCCGCGGCCGGCGCCGCCGACGAGTTGGCCGGCGCGGGTGCCGACCCGGGCGCGGAGACCCCGCCGCCGGGCGCCGGACACCTGTCGACCACGAGCCGCGACGACGCGGACGTGCCGCACGCGCTACGGATCGCCGCCGCCTGGTCGTGGCGGCTGATCGTGATCGGCATCGTCGGCTGGGCGTTGCTGCGGGTCATCGGCGACGTCCGGATCGTCATCATCCCGTTGCTGGTGGCGCTGCTGCTGGCCGCGTTGCTCGCCCCGGCGGTCGGCTGGCTGCTGCGGGCCCACGTCCCGCGCACCCTGGCCACGGCGGTAGTGCTCATCACCGGGCTGGCCGGGGTGGTCGGCACGCTGACCCTGGTGGTCAACGAGTTCATCACCGGCCTGCCGGACCTGAGCGAGAAGGCGTCCAGCGGCATCGGGGAGATCCAGCAGTGGCTGCGCACCGGTCCGCTGAAGCTCGACGACGGACAGCTCGACCAGTACGTCGAGGCCGGACAGAACTGGATCAACGAGAACACCCAGACGTTGACCAGCGGGGCGGTCTCCACCGCAGGGACGGTCGTCGAGCTGTTCACCGGTGCGCTGCTGGTGCTGTTCTCGACGTTCTTCTTCCTCCGGGACGGGCAGCGGATCTGGCGGTTCCTGGTGGGGCTGTTCCCGACCGGTGCCCGGTGGCGGGTCGACGACGCAGGTAGCGCGGCCTGGATGACCCTGGTCGCCTATGTCCGGGCGACCGTGCTGGTGGCGTTCATCGACGCCGTCGGCATCGGGATCTTCCTGGTGCTGTTCGACATCCCGTTCGCGTTCGCGCTGGCCGCGCTGGTGTTCCTGGGCGCGTTCATCCCGATCGTCGGCGCGACCCTGTCCGGCGCCGTGGCCATCCTGGTGGCCCTGGTGGACAGCGGCTGGGTCACCGCGTTGATCATCCTGGGTGCGGTGATCGCGGTGCAGCAGCTGGAGGGCAACGTCCTGCAGCCGTTGATCATGGGGCGGGCGGTGGCGATCCACCCGCTGGCCGTGGTGCTGGCGGTGACCTCCGGCGTGGTGCTGGCCGGCATCGTCGGCGCGCTGGTCGCCGTACCGCTGATCGCGGTGCTGAACACGGCGGTACGCCGGCTGGCCCGCCGCCGGCACGTCCCGCCGCCGCCACCGCCGGAGTCCGTGGTGATCGGCACCAGCCCCCCGTGA
- a CDS encoding co-chaperone GroES produces the protein MTADPPHDNGLPIRLLHDRVLVKLEGGEGERRSTAGIVIPATASVGRRLSWATTVGVGPNVRSIVTGDRVLFDPEDRSEVELHGRGYVLLRERDVHAVAAQRVEEDSTGLYL, from the coding sequence GTGACCGCCGACCCACCGCACGACAACGGTTTGCCGATCCGCCTGCTGCACGACCGGGTGCTGGTCAAACTCGAAGGCGGCGAGGGCGAACGCCGCTCCACCGCCGGCATCGTGATCCCGGCCACCGCGTCGGTTGGCCGGCGACTGTCCTGGGCGACCACGGTCGGGGTCGGACCCAACGTACGCTCGATCGTCACCGGCGACCGGGTGCTGTTCGACCCGGAGGACCGCTCGGAGGTCGAGCTGCACGGCCGGGGCTACGTCCTGCTCCGCGAACGCGACGTACACGCGGTAGCCGCCCAACGGGTCGAAGAAGACTCCACCGGCCTCTACCTCTGA
- a CDS encoding tetratricopeptide repeat protein: MTALAQWVEVHRLAVAGWEPTIARQVGDQVARVWLRTSRFADVEALANATLTLGPDTDAFYDLGWAQYATGRPRQALASYEQAMHLYRQAGDRGNEGAILSNIGLVYDNLGDRRQALVYFEQALPIMREVGNRAGEATILSNIGLVYDNLGDRRQALVYFEQALPIMREVGDRAGEATILSNIGSASNGLGDRRQALVYFEQALPIMREVGDRAAEATILNNIGGVYDNLGDRRQALVYFEQALSIRREVGDRAGEANTLNNIGGVYNGLGDRRQALVYYEQALPMLQEVGDRASEAVNRYNIGMIHRAEGNLDEAIGELELVVDLDRQVDHPDLASDTATLEQLRQERAGAEKAT; this comes from the coding sequence ATGACTGCTCTCGCTCAGTGGGTGGAGGTGCACCGGCTGGCGGTGGCCGGCTGGGAGCCGACGATCGCCCGCCAGGTCGGGGACCAGGTAGCGAGGGTGTGGTTGCGTACGTCCCGGTTCGCCGACGTCGAAGCCCTGGCGAACGCGACCCTCACTCTCGGCCCTGACACCGACGCCTTCTATGACTTGGGCTGGGCCCAATATGCCACCGGGCGACCCCGGCAAGCCCTAGCCAGCTACGAGCAGGCCATGCACCTCTACCGCCAGGCCGGCGACCGTGGGAACGAAGGAGCCATCCTGAGCAATATCGGCCTGGTGTACGACAATCTTGGGGATCGGCGGCAGGCGTTGGTCTACTTCGAGCAGGCTCTCCCCATCATGCGGGAGGTCGGCAATCGTGCTGGTGAAGCAACCATCCTGAGCAATATCGGCCTGGTGTACGACAATCTTGGGGATCGGCGGCAGGCGTTGGTCTACTTCGAGCAGGCTCTCCCCATCATGCGGGAAGTCGGCGATCGTGCTGGTGAAGCAACCATCCTGAGCAATATCGGCTCGGCGTCCAACGGATTGGGGGATCGGCGGCAGGCGTTGGTCTACTTCGAGCAGGCTCTCCCCATCATGCGGGAAGTTGGCGATCGTGCCGCTGAAGCAACCATCCTCAACAACATCGGCGGTGTGTACGACAATCTTGGGGATCGGCGGCAGGCGCTGGTCTACTTCGAGCAGGCGCTTTCCATCCGGCGGGAGGTTGGCGATCGTGCTGGTGAAGCAAACACTTTAAACAACATCGGCGGCGTGTACAACGGGCTTGGGGATCGGCGGCAGGCGCTGGTCTACTACGAGCAGGCGCTACCCATGCTGCAGGAGGTCGGCGACCGTGCCAGTGAAGCAGTCAACCGGTATAACATTGGGATGATCCACCGGGCGGAGGGAAACCTCGACGAGGCGATCGGCGAGCTTGAACTCGTCGTCGACCTCGACCGCCAGGTCGACCACCCGGATCTCGCATCCGATACGGCCACGCTTGAGCAGCTACGCCAGGAACGAGCAGGAGCTGAGAAAGCGACCTGA
- a CDS encoding CHAT domain-containing protein, with protein sequence MAELHAYELEIFEQTSDYSELRLSTGSGRPQARGVDKAAIEGLVGAVERDYSLNAVAQNVFGAPQLRELGAKLATFLDGDERWLTPVLGNPPGTTLRITTAGRLRHLPWELLAVDDSYLAVSGHAPLLSVRAVGTNTALKDIKPANRPLRVLFMATSPEGVEPVLNFEAEEASILAATTRTGTELVVEESGTLEGLRFLARDYGDGYFDVLHLSGHATINTEGQPVFLVENEFGGLAYATADQIAQAMAGHWPRLVFVSGCLTGNAPDAGVFPSMSESLVRAGAPTVLGWALPVGDVSATEFAAELYRSLADGQPIDRAVVEARQHLYAHKRGNWHLLRVYADRSPLAPMVTPLNTKGRTRIQLRHADQEFLDPRTQQSRVAARSAFVGRRRIIQRCLHNLKQPLGSDGAAQALVLSGMGGLGKSSLAARLLERMPTHRRVVWYGRVDLAKFRELTDRDIFDTLEQQIEATKLLDNDQAPLLARLRRLLDIDGPLGQTPCLFVFDDFEDGNLDKRDGAYVLSAEMAEILPALLTAIRDTGSPSRVIITSRYRFPVPAETTVAFESLETLTKNEQDKKLANLSNLRPGSPLDPDIRRRAIDAAAGNPRLLDWLDLIVADTSLDVDGLIRAVEQEADRFRRETILAQNLLRSQDPELQRMLARVNVVELPVPAETVRSVHDHPDAARHTDRAVQLGLIEAGTDPETREPRYYVSNVLRPLVRPLLTDDEYTQACAAAARSLYELWVTGSATPGSPS encoded by the coding sequence ATGGCCGAGCTGCACGCGTACGAGTTGGAAATCTTCGAGCAGACCTCCGACTACTCCGAGCTGCGCCTGTCGACCGGTAGCGGCCGACCCCAGGCCCGTGGCGTGGACAAGGCGGCCATCGAGGGCCTAGTCGGTGCGGTGGAACGTGACTACAGCCTGAACGCTGTGGCGCAGAACGTGTTCGGCGCACCGCAGTTGCGCGAGCTCGGCGCGAAGCTGGCCACCTTCCTCGACGGCGATGAACGATGGTTGACCCCGGTCCTGGGCAACCCTCCCGGCACCACACTGCGGATCACCACGGCGGGAAGGCTGCGGCACCTGCCCTGGGAGCTGCTCGCCGTGGACGACTCGTACCTGGCCGTCTCCGGCCACGCGCCGCTGCTTTCGGTACGGGCGGTCGGCACCAACACGGCGCTCAAGGACATCAAGCCGGCGAACCGTCCCCTGCGGGTGCTGTTCATGGCCACCTCCCCGGAAGGTGTCGAGCCGGTGCTCAACTTCGAGGCGGAGGAGGCGTCGATCCTGGCCGCCACGACCCGCACCGGCACCGAGCTGGTCGTCGAAGAAAGCGGCACCCTGGAGGGGCTCCGCTTCCTCGCCCGGGACTACGGCGACGGCTACTTCGACGTCCTGCACTTGAGCGGCCACGCCACCATCAACACCGAAGGTCAACCCGTCTTCCTGGTGGAGAACGAGTTTGGTGGGCTCGCCTACGCCACCGCTGACCAGATCGCTCAGGCCATGGCGGGGCACTGGCCCCGCCTGGTCTTCGTCTCCGGCTGCCTCACCGGCAACGCCCCCGACGCTGGTGTGTTTCCGTCGATGAGCGAAAGCCTGGTCCGGGCCGGGGCACCGACCGTGCTGGGGTGGGCGCTGCCCGTCGGTGATGTCTCCGCGACCGAGTTCGCCGCCGAACTCTACCGATCACTGGCCGACGGGCAGCCCATCGACCGGGCCGTCGTCGAGGCCAGGCAGCACCTGTACGCGCACAAGCGCGGCAACTGGCACCTGCTGCGCGTCTACGCCGACCGATCCCCGCTCGCCCCGATGGTCACACCGCTGAACACCAAGGGACGGACCCGGATCCAGCTCCGCCACGCCGACCAGGAGTTCCTCGACCCGCGGACCCAACAGTCCCGGGTAGCCGCCCGATCCGCTTTCGTCGGGCGACGGCGGATCATCCAGCGCTGTCTGCATAATCTCAAGCAACCGCTCGGTAGCGACGGCGCGGCACAGGCCCTGGTCCTGTCGGGAATGGGTGGCCTCGGCAAGAGCAGTCTCGCCGCCCGGCTGCTGGAACGCATGCCAACCCACCGGCGCGTCGTCTGGTACGGCCGCGTCGACCTGGCCAAGTTCCGGGAACTCACCGACAGGGACATCTTCGACACGCTGGAGCAGCAGATCGAGGCGACCAAACTGCTCGACAACGACCAGGCCCCGTTGCTCGCTCGCCTGCGCCGCCTGCTAGACATCGACGGGCCGCTCGGGCAGACGCCGTGCCTGTTCGTGTTCGACGACTTCGAGGACGGCAACCTCGACAAACGCGACGGCGCTTACGTGCTCTCCGCCGAGATGGCCGAGATCCTTCCCGCCCTACTTACCGCCATCCGCGACACCGGAAGCCCCAGCCGGGTCATCATCACCAGCCGCTACCGATTCCCGGTGCCTGCCGAGACGACCGTTGCCTTCGAGTCGCTCGAAACCCTCACCAAGAACGAGCAGGACAAGAAGCTGGCGAACCTGTCGAACCTGCGTCCTGGTTCCCCCCTCGACCCCGACATCCGCAGGCGCGCCATCGACGCTGCTGCGGGGAATCCGCGACTGCTCGATTGGCTGGATCTGATCGTCGCCGACACCAGCCTCGACGTCGACGGACTCATCCGTGCCGTCGAGCAGGAAGCCGACCGGTTCCGCCGGGAAACCATCCTCGCGCAGAACCTTCTGCGCTCCCAGGACCCCGAGCTGCAACGGATGCTCGCCAGGGTCAACGTCGTCGAACTGCCCGTCCCCGCCGAGACTGTCCGGTCCGTCCACGACCACCCAGATGCCGCCCGCCACACCGACCGTGCGGTCCAACTGGGCCTGATCGAAGCGGGCACCGACCCGGAAACCCGCGAACCGCGCTACTACGTCTCCAACGTCCTGCGCCCGCTCGTTCGACCCCTGCTCACCGACGACGAATACACTCAGGCCTGCGCCGCCGCCGCACGATCCCTCTACGAACTCTGGGTCACCGGCTCGGCCACGCCCGGATCGCCGTCATGA
- a CDS encoding tetratricopeptide repeat protein, producing the protein MATVSRWVEVHRLAVAGREATIARSVGHQVARVWLRTSRFADVAALAAATLTLGEDAGAFYDLGSAQSSTGHPRQALTSYEQALRLYREAGDRAGEAATLNNLGGTHDGLGDRRQALDYYRQALLIARDVGDRAGEAATLNNLGSAYDGLGDRRQALNYYQQALLLHRDVGDRAGEAVTLVNMGLVYKGLGDRRQALNYYQQALPLHRDVGDRAGEAIALNNIGSVYDGLGDRRQALDYYQQALLIARDVGNRAGEATVLMNIGGIRFNQGDLAKAKEALGQVVEALLIIGDRGSEAMARYNMAVLLRQMEQVDEAIETQRQAIALAEQTEHPDLDQMRAFLGQLERMTEG; encoded by the coding sequence ATGGCAACCGTCAGCCGATGGGTGGAGGTGCACCGACTCGCGGTGGCCGGTCGGGAGGCGACGATCGCCCGGAGCGTCGGGCACCAGGTGGCGAGGGTGTGGTTGCGTACGTCCCGGTTCGCCGATGTGGCGGCCCTGGCAGCCGCGACCCTGACGCTGGGCGAGGATGCGGGTGCCTTCTACGACCTAGGCTCGGCTCAGTCGTCCACCGGGCATCCTCGGCAGGCTCTGACCAGCTATGAGCAGGCGCTGCGCCTGTACCGCGAGGCCGGTGACCGCGCCGGCGAAGCGGCGACGCTCAACAACCTCGGCGGTACGCACGACGGGTTGGGGGATCGGCGGCAAGCACTGGACTACTACCGGCAAGCTCTCCTCATAGCGCGAGACGTCGGCGACCGCGCTGGCGAAGCGGCGACGCTCAACAACCTCGGCAGCGCGTACGACGGGTTGGGGGATCGGCGGCAAGCACTGAACTACTACCAGCAAGCCCTCCTCCTCCACCGGGACGTCGGCGACCGCGCTGGCGAAGCAGTCACCCTCGTCAACATGGGTCTCGTCTACAAAGGGCTGGGGGACCGAAGGCAAGCACTGAACTACTACCAGCAAGCCCTCCCCCTCCACCGGGACGTCGGCGACCGCGCTGGCGAAGCAATCGCCCTCAACAACATCGGCAGCGTGTACGACGGGCTGGGGGACCGGAGGCAAGCACTGGACTACTACCAGCAAGCTCTCCTCATAGCGCGGGACGTCGGCAACCGCGCTGGCGAAGCAACTGTCCTTATGAACATCGGCGGAATTCGCTTTAATCAGGGCGATCTTGCTAAAGCCAAGGAGGCTCTAGGCCAAGTTGTTGAGGCTCTTCTCATCATCGGTGATCGTGGATCAGAGGCGATGGCGCGGTACAACATGGCCGTCCTGCTTCGGCAGATGGAGCAGGTTGACGAAGCCATAGAGACTCAGCGCCAAGCGATCGCCCTGGCTGAGCAGACGGAGCATCCAGACCTGGACCAGATGCGAGCATTTCTCGGCCAGCTTGAGCGGATGACGGAGGGATAG
- a CDS encoding helix-turn-helix domain-containing protein: MATIGDNIAQVRRRQSITQEQLAAAAGVSTETIRKLETNQRTTPRIATLHAIARALGVPTTTLLGDASTGAARREPGHRPLALLDLRRVLIPARGPAGYVADEVPALPAAGVPGRLAEADRAYHQGDYAAALAVLPPLIAGARHAVENADDANRPAAYRTLTRAYEVAGSLLIQVRAVDLAYQAVTAALDAAASAGDELLSAVTVKRMTWLLLRQGRLTDAERLAIATADSVEPRISRATPDELAVWGWLMVSAAAASARDNRPDDAAAQLDVAAAATARLGTRPVSPDHLLVVGGMRSSRVDMTRVEAAVVAGEPRRALDLAADVRRGGAPITSWRRHRLDVARAHAELRDWSEATAVLGELAADAPVWLRHQRYARDTVRMITTSRRRAMGQELAKLAALMDGQAA; encoded by the coding sequence ATGGCCACCATCGGCGACAACATCGCGCAGGTCAGGCGCCGACAGTCGATCACTCAGGAGCAGCTCGCGGCGGCGGCCGGGGTGAGCACGGAGACGATCCGGAAGCTGGAGACGAATCAGCGTACGACGCCTCGGATCGCGACGTTGCATGCGATCGCGCGGGCGTTGGGGGTGCCGACGACGACTCTGCTCGGGGATGCGAGCACCGGGGCGGCCCGTCGGGAGCCCGGTCATCGTCCGTTGGCGTTACTCGATCTGCGTCGGGTGTTGATCCCGGCGCGTGGACCGGCCGGGTACGTCGCTGACGAGGTGCCGGCGTTGCCGGCGGCGGGTGTGCCGGGACGTCTCGCCGAAGCGGACCGCGCCTACCACCAGGGCGACTACGCGGCGGCGCTGGCTGTGTTGCCGCCGCTGATCGCCGGAGCCCGGCACGCCGTCGAGAACGCCGACGACGCCAACAGGCCGGCCGCGTACCGGACCTTGACCCGCGCCTATGAGGTGGCCGGCAGCCTGTTGATCCAGGTACGGGCAGTTGACCTCGCCTACCAGGCGGTGACTGCTGCGCTGGATGCTGCCGCGTCCGCCGGGGACGAACTGCTCAGCGCGGTGACGGTCAAGCGCATGACCTGGCTGTTGCTGCGCCAGGGCCGGCTGACCGACGCTGAGCGGCTGGCGATCGCCACCGCTGACAGCGTCGAGCCCCGGATCTCCCGGGCCACTCCGGATGAGCTGGCGGTGTGGGGCTGGCTGATGGTGAGTGCAGCCGCTGCTTCCGCTCGGGACAACCGGCCGGACGACGCGGCCGCCCAGCTCGACGTGGCGGCGGCCGCGACGGCCCGGCTGGGCACCCGACCAGTCAGTCCCGACCATCTACTCGTCGTCGGTGGGATGCGGTCGAGCAGGGTCGACATGACGCGGGTCGAGGCGGCGGTGGTCGCTGGCGAGCCGCGTCGCGCGCTCGATCTGGCGGCCGACGTCCGCCGGGGCGGTGCGCCGATCACCTCCTGGCGGCGGCACCGGCTCGACGTCGCCCGCGCGCACGCCGAGTTGCGAGACTGGTCGGAAGCGACAGCGGTGCTCGGCGAGCTGGCTGCCGACGCTCCAGTGTGGCTGCGGCACCAGCGGTACGCCCGCGACACCGTCCGCATGATCACTACCAGTCGACGCCGGGCGATGGGCCAGGAGCTGGCGAAGCTCGCCGCATTGATGGACGGCCAGGCCGCCTGA
- a CDS encoding helix-turn-helix domain-containing protein yields MTVAVGRRVALWRVRRRMTQQVLADRVGRSKSWVEKVERGVRTLDRFSLIQQVADVLRVDPTELLGDTGQPQIGGAPAGVDAVRAALARYEVFAAGPAGPAPDAGEVSQRVEHAWSTYRHGDHPRLLRTVPELLDAARRLHTARPEHGTGLLVQGYRVTALVLVKVGEAELAWLAADRALATAGSDPLLAGSAAVPLAQALRGLGQSRLAMTTAVAAADRVAASSRGAASSRGAASTQCRAVYGTLLLQAGLAAAGCGDTHSVGELLGRAADVADRMGDGQDYRTASFAPAAVELAHIVAAVDSGDAQQAVRRHETATQRQAWRGLPAEHRAAYLVDAARAYLDVADLTAAGRWLVEADRVAPAEIRSRPSARTLVAEIFRHGPQVAGVARLATALGLTRSGNEGTSMTRIRPV; encoded by the coding sequence GTGACTGTGGCGGTCGGGCGTCGGGTGGCCCTGTGGCGGGTGCGGCGGCGGATGACCCAGCAGGTGCTCGCCGACCGGGTCGGCCGGTCGAAGAGCTGGGTGGAGAAGGTCGAGCGCGGGGTCCGGACCCTGGACCGATTCTCGCTGATCCAGCAGGTTGCCGACGTGCTGCGGGTCGACCCGACGGAGCTGCTGGGCGACACCGGCCAGCCGCAGATCGGCGGCGCGCCGGCCGGTGTCGACGCGGTCCGGGCGGCCCTCGCGCGATACGAGGTGTTCGCCGCCGGTCCGGCCGGTCCGGCACCCGATGCCGGGGAGGTGTCGCAGCGGGTCGAGCATGCCTGGTCGACGTACCGGCACGGGGACCATCCCCGGCTGCTGCGGACGGTGCCGGAGCTGCTGGACGCCGCACGCCGGCTGCACACCGCGCGACCAGAGCATGGGACGGGGCTACTGGTGCAGGGGTACCGGGTCACCGCGCTCGTGCTGGTGAAGGTGGGCGAGGCGGAGCTGGCCTGGCTGGCCGCCGACCGGGCACTCGCGACGGCGGGCAGCGATCCGCTGCTGGCCGGGTCGGCGGCGGTGCCGCTCGCGCAGGCGCTGCGCGGGCTGGGCCAGAGCCGGCTGGCGATGACCACAGCGGTCGCCGCCGCCGACCGGGTCGCCGCATCGAGCCGTGGAGCCGCATCGAGCCGTGGAGCCGCGTCGACGCAGTGCCGGGCGGTGTACGGGACGTTGCTGCTGCAGGCCGGGTTGGCCGCCGCCGGCTGCGGCGACACACACAGCGTCGGTGAGCTACTCGGCCGGGCTGCCGACGTCGCTGACCGGATGGGTGACGGGCAGGACTATCGGACGGCGAGCTTCGCCCCGGCAGCCGTCGAGCTGGCGCACATCGTGGCGGCGGTGGACTCGGGCGATGCCCAGCAGGCGGTACGCCGACACGAAACAGCCACCCAGCGGCAGGCATGGCGCGGGCTGCCCGCCGAGCACCGGGCGGCGTACCTGGTGGACGCCGCGCGGGCGTACCTCGACGTCGCTGACCTCACTGCGGCAGGACGGTGGCTCGTCGAAGCGGACCGCGTCGCACCGGCTGAAATCCGCTCCCGGCCTTCCGCCCGTACCCTCGTGGCTGAGATTTTCCGCCACGGACCGCAGGTCGCCGGCGTCGCCCGGCTGGCGACGGCGCTCGGGCTGACGAGATCCGGAAACGAGGGAACCTCCATGACCCGCATCCGGCCGGTTTGA
- a CDS encoding PrsW family intramembrane metalloprotease produces the protein MSDTVPGGPSGSRPAADSTDPTEPVDAVSPPEQPAPETSAEPVSPADPPPAADPAAAAEPAASAAEPVAPAAAQAEPADGVVPAGRLRRSVWLRWLALAGIVVLIAGCGVAILVYLGTALGPVALTVGVIAAVLPVPVLVACFLWLDRYEPEPVRYLAFCFAWGAFVSTYASLNVNNFSADLLYNLGYSEALVAVLVAPFIEELTKTLGPILLLLTRRREWSGITDGIVYCGMSAIGFAMVENILYLGGYGYAAGAEQYGPATGAQNVFAIFIVRILFTGFAHPLFTSMAGVGLGVAARSADRRIRVLAPTAGLLLAMMLHGAWNLIPTLVEATGQTLILLYGYIGLMVPIFFGMVGLAVWLRSWEGRLTERVLPDYVRAGWFTPPEVAALGSLGRRHSARRWASRVAGEPGVRAMRDFQAAATKLALLRDGLLRGLESKPKELARHAKEEQRLLTALAGYRQAFVGRDPQAPQALWNGADYQITFPDGSQRQVPAPDEPVVPIPVVLTAPPPPAYSGYPGWPGAGPGTPPGYGQPPFSGYGTPPPGYGPPPGYGFPPPGYGQPPPPGYGQPPPPGYGQPPPPGYGQPPPPGYGPPSGYQVRPGHYNPPPPGYGPPPG, from the coding sequence GATCCGGCAGCTGCGGCGGAACCAGCGGCGTCAGCGGCGGAGCCGGTGGCCCCAGCGGCTGCCCAGGCGGAGCCGGCGGACGGGGTCGTGCCGGCCGGTCGGCTGCGGCGCAGCGTCTGGCTGCGCTGGCTGGCGTTGGCCGGCATCGTGGTGCTGATCGCCGGCTGCGGCGTCGCCATCCTGGTCTACCTCGGCACCGCGCTCGGCCCGGTCGCGTTGACCGTCGGCGTCATCGCGGCGGTGCTGCCCGTACCGGTGCTGGTCGCCTGTTTCCTGTGGCTGGACCGGTACGAACCGGAGCCGGTGCGCTACCTCGCCTTCTGCTTCGCCTGGGGGGCGTTCGTCTCCACGTACGCCTCGCTGAACGTGAACAACTTCTCGGCAGATCTGCTCTACAACCTGGGTTACTCGGAAGCGCTGGTGGCGGTGCTGGTGGCGCCGTTCATCGAGGAGCTGACCAAGACCCTCGGCCCGATCCTGCTGCTGCTGACCCGCCGCCGCGAGTGGTCCGGCATCACCGACGGGATCGTCTACTGTGGCATGTCCGCGATCGGCTTCGCGATGGTGGAGAACATCCTCTACCTCGGCGGATACGGCTACGCCGCCGGCGCCGAGCAGTACGGCCCGGCGACCGGCGCGCAGAACGTCTTCGCCATCTTCATCGTCCGGATTCTGTTCACCGGCTTCGCCCACCCCCTGTTCACCTCGATGGCCGGTGTCGGTCTCGGGGTGGCCGCGCGCAGCGCCGACCGGCGGATCCGGGTGCTCGCGCCGACCGCCGGGCTGCTGCTGGCGATGATGCTGCACGGGGCCTGGAACCTGATTCCGACGTTGGTCGAGGCGACCGGCCAGACCCTGATCCTGCTGTACGGCTACATCGGCCTGATGGTGCCGATCTTCTTCGGCATGGTCGGCTTGGCGGTGTGGCTGCGCAGCTGGGAAGGGCGGCTGACTGAGCGGGTGCTGCCCGACTACGTCCGGGCCGGCTGGTTCACCCCCCCGGAGGTGGCGGCGTTGGGCAGCCTGGGCCGGCGGCACTCGGCGCGCCGCTGGGCCAGCCGGGTGGCCGGCGAGCCGGGCGTACGGGCGATGCGCGACTTCCAGGCCGCCGCCACCAAGCTGGCGCTGCTGCGCGACGGGCTACTGCGCGGCCTGGAGAGCAAACCGAAGGAGCTGGCCCGGCACGCCAAGGAGGAGCAGCGGCTGCTGACCGCGTTGGCCGGCTACCGGCAGGCGTTCGTCGGCCGGGATCCGCAGGCGCCACAGGCGCTGTGGAACGGGGCGGACTACCAGATCACCTTCCCGGACGGCAGCCAGCGGCAGGTGCCCGCGCCGGATGAGCCGGTGGTGCCGATCCCGGTGGTGCTCACCGCACCACCACCACCGGCGTATTCCGGCTATCCGGGCTGGCCCGGTGCCGGGCCGGGCACCCCGCCCGGCTACGGCCAACCCCCGTTCTCCGGCTACGGCACTCCGCCACCCGGTTACGGCCCGCCCCCTGGCTACGGCTTTCCGCCGCCGGGCTATGGTCAACCGCCTCCGCCGGGCTATGGTCAACCGCCTCCGCCGGGCTATGGTCAACCGCCTCCGCCGGGCTATGGTCAACCGCCCCCGCCGGGCTACGGTCCGCCATCCGGATACCAGGTCCGGCCCGGCCACTACAACCCACCGCCGCCCGGCTACGGCCCGCCCCCGGGTTAG